The nucleotide window CTGTCCTAAAAACAAAAGCGAAAGCCTACATGTTGATAACAaccagaagaaaatgaaatacaaagtcatttttcaatttctgaattcatttattttctaCTTTCGCTGACAAGCAAATTCCACACGGACAAATCGACAAACCCAAATGTTATTACAAACGATTTCTACACCATCCTCGCCGTAAAATCTAGTTAATGGAAAGCTTAGAggttaaataaataacagattttcatttcaatagttTGAAATAAATTCCCTACCTCAAACACTCCATAAATTCATAAATACATACTCACGTTCGCTCAGGACGGCAAACTTGAAGTTTTCACGTCCTGAACTTCATGGGGACGACGAGTCGAGCGTGCGCAGTAAGGGGAAATTTTACTTCCGGTCGTCGTCCTCTGGGCTCGTCGTCGTTGGTGCTTAAGGTCCCCGCTGTGGACGTCGTCGAAAATGACATAGAAATGCAACAAAATGTTGAAAGCACGTGTTGGTCGTGTGggacaatttttttcccatcATAAGCTATCGTTGCAATCAGTGTTGATGTTTAAGCTTTTTCCCACTCTTTTTCAGGTATTTGATCTATAAGTTATTTATATATGGCAGCGGCTATTCCAATCTGCATACCAAACAACTGTTCATGGAATGAGTCGTCCCAGATATTTAAGCAAGATAAATCACAGCCTCGTTCTGAGCTTCAGCTGGTAGACGAGGCACTGCGCAAGCTCAGGTCAATTCATGGACCAGTGTGCGTGGTGTCAATTGCCGGTCCCTGTAGGAAGGGGAAATCTTATATTCTGAGCAGGATCTTTGACCAGCCAAACGTGTTTGGCCTGGGGAATTCCTTCGATCCAGAAACAATGGGAATGTGGATGTGGGTGGTACCGGAGAAATACAGGGATAACACTGGCCAGGAATTTACTGTTGTGCTACTTGATTCCGAGGGAATTGATGCCGTGGAAAGTCAAGTTGTGAACGATCATGCAATTTTAATTCTCAGCGTTTTGCTAAGCTCAGTGTTGATTTACAATTCTGTAGGAGTTCCGACACGAACAGATTTGGAAACACTAGAGTATCCTTTTCATTTATCACCGTAATTTTAACATTCTTGTtgacaataggccatttccgagttcccatcaatttcttttccaaagcgagtctaagtgctaaatttttgttatggtaattagttctaatttcaatttgaatgaaaactgatcttTATAACGAAGACTTCGCActttgcctcgctttgaaatagaggctgcagtgaactcggaaatggcctatttgatCGGCTTATTGATGATTTGCTATTCCTGAAAGATGATTCAAGAGTCTTTTTGTAAGATATTCTAGTTTTTATATAAGCCTCTTGTAGggaaagggtttttttgaaGGTGGCCTCTGGTTTCCTTAAAGGAGTAACTGAGAtcagccaaaaaaaacaaacttacaTAAAATTACAGGCATTCAGGTTGATGTACTTTTTGGCCTTGAAGTAGGTATGTAACTTTGCGTTATTTTCAATAAGCGTTGTCGTTCGGGATAGAACTTGAAGAGAAAAATAGGAAAGACGCCATTCCCTTTCAACATTTCTTGACTTTTCGTGGTCATATTATCAACTTGTGCCGGCGAATTCAACTTCTTGCTGGAGAGAAAATAGATGACGAGGCAGCAAGGAgagtttttccttcctttgtgTGGCTGCTAAGAGATGTGGTGTTGCAACTTCCTAAAGGCATCGAGAATCTGAAGAAATACTTTCTTGAGGAGGTAATGTTCGAGATACTTGTCTCTTTCAGTGAGTTTTTGTTGTATCATGATGGAATAAATACATATTGTTGACCAAGAGCGGgttcaagatggctggatattggtcaAGTTccctttttgcgtttttatggaccgagacttcgttaaaacgcaaaaagaaaaCTAGGCCAATATCATGCCATCTTGACCGACGtcgcttggtcaataaaggatttattataCGTATATGGcataaagaaaactgaaaataataatcttcgtacttgtttatttacaagcactgaaaaggaagccAGTTATAGCAAAAGTGATGGCGCGTTTCGGTTCTCTCGTTTTGTAGTTCTAATATACTTTCGTGCACCTGCTTGGACGTAAGTAAAATATTATTGCGGGAACAAAACGGGCAATCCCGAGCGGGGAGggtcgctccatcttgcccgcgcGGGTAGCTTATCACAGCGCGGGATTTTGTTCATCGCGCCCGCTCGCGGGGCGTGCCCCATTATTGCTAACCCAGAGTCTTAATAATCTTTTAGTCGATAGAGGATTACAGGGTATAACATACCACTCAATCCTTGAACGCAAAGTGACATGACAATCTATCATTGATTTTGCCAAGTTTTCGTTCTTCTAGGACGTTCAGTTGCCTTAAATTCAATGTTTGGGCGATTTGAGACACAAACATGCAATTATTTATGTGCAAAAATGTTTATGCTCAACAGGTGTTCAAACCCGGTAAAGGAAGGAGTGACAAGTCTCAAAAAGTAGTTGGCAATATCCTCAAGTATTTTCCAGACTTTGATGCATTTCCTTTGTGCCCACCATCAGCTGATCCAAAAGTGATACAGGATCTACCAGATTCATGGAGTCAGGGAACGGTTGACTCTTCGTTCGTTAAAGGCGTTGAAAACTTCAAGTGGCTGATGAAACCAAAGCTTTGCCCCAAGAAGAGCTTTGTTGGGCCAGGTCTAGTGACGGGTGAAGGTTTGTTAGcgctccctctctctctctctctctctctttacaTAGATGTTTGTTTGTGCCTCCTTCTTTGAAAGAAACCTATGATTATCTCACCAAGATTgagatgggggggggggggattggTGGTTTACTATGAAATTATCAATTCAAACCAGTTGTCACTTTTATGTCGCATTAACGTGAAGGAAATATTACATGGGACTGACTTGGGAAGTCCATGTATCGTTTTTGCCGGAAAGCACCCTGACTTGCTTTTAACTATACCGGGCATGCGTCAACAGTAATTGCCTGCCAAGGTAAATGATGGTTGCTGGGCAACGTGCCAAGGAACTACTGAAAAGACTTCAGAGTTCTAggtaggaatcgaacccagggCTTCCGtaaactctgaaatcttttcaacAGTTATAAATATCAAACAAAAttctagtttccaaagaaactctGGCGTTGCGTCGGCgagagagtgaaacatgaaaatttgaatgtgtcaaacgagttgataaaggtcgaattaccaccataACATATTTCGTAAAGCTGGCGTTGCGAGCGCTCGAAACCTCTCACGggggtaatttgacctttattaGTATCAGTGTTCATTTATATAAAGCGGAACTAATTGccacaacaaaaatttcgcacttagacttgctttgaaaaagagactgaAGGGAACTTGGAAATGATCAGACTCGATCCGGTTCAACTATTTATTTGCAAACGAATGCAGAAGGATCAGAGAATATTGAGATGAGCTCATTACGCTGACATTGTAAGCAACACTTTAGTCTCTATTCAATCCCTCAGTAGTTTGGTCACCGGATTATCAAGAGTTACCCAAACATGAAAATCTTACCCAGCAGAGCGAGTCAATCCCTGATTATTTGATATGCTATCACCGCTTTGTCTCTTCTTTATTTTCCAACGATGAAACGCGACAGTTAATTCCCAAGGAACTCATTTGTtcattttggataaattattgtttcctattaatttcttcttcttcttcttcttcttcctggTTTTCAGCATTAGCTATATTGTTTGAGGAGTATGTTCGAGAAATTAATACACCTGGAGCGGTACCAATTGTTCAGAACGCATGGGATGTTGTTACAGAAAACAAATGTACAGAATCTCTTGAAAATGCCAAGGTTGCTTATAGGTAAGTTTaatgcagttttcaaattactATCGCggttgcgattgctacgcttagtgattcgCTAAAGAGTCCCAGGCCAGTTTTTCCaccaatgaaaagcaaaatcaaaaccaacccaacctcgttcccagggtctctcttctctgcctcccttagtcgttggaacagagaccctggttgcggctggtcacgtgaccacccaGAATCTGGGTGGTAGAAAAAATCTGCTGGAAGGGTGGGGCAACAGGGTTTTTTATTGTCACAGAGACAAATTTACTCTTGACCAAATGTACTTgagtcacgtgaccagccgcaatcagggtctctgttccaacgactaagggaggcagagaagagagaccctgggaacgaggttgaaaccAACAGCACCTTTTACGCGCAGTTTTTCCGCGCTTTATGCGAGTTGCAGGTAATTGCAAGGAATTCTGATTAGTTCAccgtttgctcctgttgtgattggtcagagtaattactttggtattggtttttcgacagtaaattaaaaactgctctaatcACATTATCGTGCTAAATTGAGTTACCTTGTGCGTGCTGAAGAAATGTTTTGACGTCATCGAACGATAATTGCATTCGTTCGTCGAAACAATGTTAAACGTTTGGGATGTAATGATTCctctttctcaaatcccaaacAATTGCTTTTAGGCTTTACGCATAAATCTTagcgaaaaaggaaaaaggatgCATAAAggaataaagaaaagaaaaggaatgaaaaaaaaaagaaagcaatgaaatgaaaaacatcGTGAATGAAGACGTTTCTCAAAGTATTGCTATTGAAATTTTACTCGGTGATAATACCATTTTCGCACAATGGAATCTCACTTGCAAACTGACTTACTTACCACTTTCCTGTTGCTTTTCAGTGAGGGAATGAAAGAATTGTGTCTTCCTTGTGATGACACGAAAATTCGTCGCCTCCACGAAACGCAGTTTGTGCAAGCTCTGagtttctttgaaaataatacCGAAGATATTGATCTAGCGGCCAGGTGGAAATACATAGAGAAATTGGCGGTAAGCTTCTTTCTATTCATGCAGCTCTCGTGAAGTCGTGCACTCCCATAACATCTGGGAAACAGAGTTAACGGAAGAAGAACGTTAGCTCGAAAGAACTTTTGTCTACGATGATCATTTTACTTATAAATTTCGTGGTACATCGACATTCAATCAAGGCCAACAGCAAATACGTAATCGTGGCTTGCTCCAAATTGTTTTGTCCGTGCTCAACGCCAGCTGCatgaattttctttgcaatacGATTGACCTATTCAAAAATGCTTGCTTCAACATTGATTGATCGAAGTTAAGGACAGTTAATTATGCTTTTGCAGCcattaagcctttttttttaaaacgttTTGATATGCGCAGTTACACTATTGGTCGCCAGCCGTCTACTGTAAAAAtctgaaattgaaaacaaataatttggaGCTCTTTTTGCACACATGAGACAATTCATAGGCTTTCCTCCGGCCCGGTCAACACTTACATTGGTTATGGATCTAATATCTTTCTGTCACCTCTCTTGGGATGATAGCAGTCCCCCTTGGTCAGAAACTAATGTCTTGTAAACCATTCTCGTGATTTTTGCCTCCTTAGAAAAGCATTCATGAGATTTTCATACTTCGACTGCGGTCTTGGAATTTGTTGCTGCAAAACGTTTGACAGCGGAGATTATTCCAAGAAACGTTAGTGGTCTGAATTTTAGTAGATATTTGCTTTGAAAGCTGGCAAGGGGAGAAAGTTTAAAGAGTCACCCTTTGTGTCTTTTACTTGCGTTATACCTTTGAAAAGCCAGTCTTTGCATAGTACTGGTGCAGCGTTTATCCTTATTGGTGAATTTTGCCAGAGAGATAGAAATAGAAAATGTTCCTTAGAAACTTTCTCGAAGAAAATTTGGGACCATGTTTACataatttctttgacaaatgGGTATTCTATTTTTAGGGTATTGATATCTTTTTTATTAAGGTTCCCTTGAATTACGGTCTTGCCTCCACAGTTTCCGAGTTCTAGATTAAATAAGACTTTCCATTTGCTAAAGTTTTCATTATCCTGGTATTCTTTAATCCAGGTAGCCTTAAGAGATTTGTTAAAAGATGTAACATCAATAATTTTGAGTCCACCTTCTAAATAATCATCGATCATGATCCTGTGTCACATTTTATCGCCTTTATCGTTCCATATATTCGAAATCTTCAACATCCTAggatatattttattttcaatcgtttttcatcgTAATTTAAAGGCATTGTCTTTTCCTGATCCATAGGGAACCAAACGCCTAGTGCTTTAACTTTCTCTTTTGCCATTTGAAGTTTTTTTCGAGGCCAATTTTTCTACGGTAGTTCGTTTTAGAACTTGTCCATAAGGCCCCGTTCACACGTATCCGGAGATTTTTGTATCCGCAAATTTTTTTATGCGCATACAACTAGCGTCCACACGTGTCCGCTGTATACGCTCGGTATATCCGGAGATTTTTGTatacgctctccagagtggagaTTTCTGTATACGCTGTGTATCgggatacgtgtggacgctcGTATCCGTATATTTTTGTATACGCTGACGTCACAGTATCAGAACCAGTCTTTTTCCGCGCgagattttccaaaatggcggcgagcAGGCTCAGCTTTCCTTGTAATGCACATGCTCTGTTCCATTTCAAGGCACTTTTGTGTTAGCTGTATACTTGATGACGTTATCTAACGTACGTATGTTGTCACTGATTCTAATGAAGCCTGTCTGATCGCCTGATATTTCTTCTAGTATAGCTGTTTTGATTCGGTCTTTGAAGCAACTTTGTAATCGCAATTAAACAGAATTAAGGGAGGCCAATTTCAGATCAAAATAGGCTTAGAATCCTCTTTGGATATAAGTTTGATGATGCCTCGCCTTCGTGATATAGTCAGCATTGGTGAGGGCTTCTCCTATGTCTTCCCAAAATACCTTGTAGAATTCACATGGTACATTGTGGCATTCCATGTCTTTCTAACGAGTTCTTTCGCGTGTATTGTTTCAAATAATCGAGTGCAGACCACAATTGACTACTTTCTTCCTTCCGCCCTCCAAAATCATCTTTCATCGTTTTCAGTTTTCTCCTCGCATCATGCGGTAAAATTTTCAGGGAATTGTTTTTGTCCTCCATTTTTAGCAGGGagtgttacgccgcaaaatgtaataatcgccgcaaaatgtaatactgacgcaaaatgtaataacagtcGCCGCAGAATGTAATaataacacaaaatgtaataatatcaacgcaaaatgtaataaacatATTAACGCGaattgtaataacttttttagcgcaaaatgtaataacgcaaattTGAGTAACTCTTGAATTGCAAGTATGTTCAGcttagtcaaaaattagcagcagtATCGTGAATCTATGCTTTGATGACTTCTTCTTAAGTGAACGAATATACTATTTTTGCACAACACCCTCCTGTTATGAAAGCCTGTCTGCCCACAACGTTTTCAACAGTACTCTacctggactggctggactagcaaaaaaacaccacgtttaccctttcactcccgtaggTGCCCACAAGGCTACCTATAGATTTttctctgtctaacaccagccgattttactccttaatggggaaccccttggcaaaggaacatctttcttattttaattcgaggatatgtagaactcataataaacccagtagacctaatatacaggttatttataactgaacttaggttccgaaaggtcagagtgacgatcctgctgctaatttttgactaagttgaacatagttagaatttgcgttaaaaaagttattacattttgcgttggaaagttataAAATTTcacgttaataattttattacattttgcgttgatattattacattttgtgttagtattacattttgcggcgattattacattttgcggcgtaacaggGAGTCTTTCAGATCCTTGATCTCCTCGTTTTGTAGAGTCTTTTATTTCTCCAGTTTCCTCTCTAAGCTTGATACTTTACGTGAGTATCGAACCTATTTCGATCTGAATATCCACCAATAGCCACTTGATTTCGAAGAGGCTTAGCTATTCTTGCTCGTTTATCGTGTAGATAAATTATGCAATCGTCGGCGGCCATATTGGCTGTCTTCTTTGCGGTGCTTGTCTCTTCTTCAAGTAAGCCACGAtcgaccccatttttttttttcgcaggcTTTATCGGTTTATGTCTTGCTCTGAAAGACCGTATACTATGATTCGAATGGATTACAAGCCCGAGAAGCGAGTACTGTGCAAAAACAGGAGCCCCATTACCCGGAGCCTTCAtgtcccatacaagcccttagAGCCAACCCTTTCTaatgaaaagttatttatagaATACTTTTCGTGCAAGATTTGTCACGCCCTATGCGTAAtaaccaatcaaccaatcagtgcGCAGCTCAGTCATGCTCATTCACATGTACTTTTTTTGTGTTATGAAGAACCTTTGACAACAATGGCGGAAAGCGTGCGGGAAAATTTATCGGAGTCATCAAAAAGCAAAAGCCTGTTCTAGAAATAATTCTTCactggaaagggttgactcaagggtACAGCACATATGGAGGCTCCGAGTAATGGGCTCCTGGCAAAAACTAAGCAGCCATTACGGTAAGACGGCCGCCATGATTTTTCCGCCTAGATTCCAATTAAACCTTGTGGTTACTCTTTCCCCAGGACTACGCAAATGAGGAAGAGAGTGTATTGTTGAGAGACAACAACAGGAAAACAGAACTGGAATGCGACCATCTGATCAAGAGCTTGCGAGAGATTTATTTGGAGCCAGTATTTTCTGACCTCCGCGATCCCGATTGCAGTGACTTCGTTGTTATGGAGGAACGACTGAGATCAGCTTATGAGAAAATCGAAATagaattttcaaaacaagcacCACGATCCAGTCTATCTTCCAACTGTGGTTATGTTTATGAAAGGGTAATGATCGCTTTTGATGTGTACTTAATTGACCACTCTCCTCTGAGGCTTTTCATGACCACAGTGAAAAGTGAGATCGCTTTATATGTGTACATTATTGACCACCCCCAACCCCCTCCCCAAGGTTTTTATGACCACCGACAGTGAAATAAGCTACTCAAATAGACTCAATAGATCGCGAATCTCAACTAACAGGAGGCAGACCAATTGGCAAATTGAATGTATAAGTGCACCGGAGTAGTTGAACCAATGACTACCTGGAGCAAATACAGTCGGTGGTTAGAGCTTGGGATCACCGGATTTCAGATCTGGCACCCAGACCATGGGTTCTATCTGAGAATTCAAGTTGTTCACATATCTTAATTCCAGCTGCCTTTGGATTTTAAAAGAAACTGGATTCCAGGTTGGAAGGGCGCAATTCCATATCTGacttgtggcatcttgtgttgtcgTGTGACCACCTTGTTTGCGTGGCATCAGTCGTCTTCAATGTTGCAATTTTCTcgtgcattattttcttttcttttacagCAACATAGTAAGGAGATGAAACAAAATCTAGATCAAGTGAAATTTAGGAGAAAGTATTCTGAAGAAATCGCGTCTGAGAGAAAAGCCAGAGAACTACAAGCTGAGGAGACAGAGAAAATGATGGTATCCTTGATAAATGTTAGATTCCTCTGTTCCATTTATCTCGGCAAGAATTCAAGAACACTCTTACGGTGATGAAGTATCTATACTTAAGAAGAAAATGCACCTGTAGAATGTCATTGCCCTGCTGTTTGCAATACCCTGCAAAATAAATCCATCCCCAGTGGGGCAGGGGCGATCGTATCTATTGCCATCTTCACAGCACATTCACACTTCCACAGACCTTGTTCACGGAATGTTCGAGAATGAGAAAAGAACGCTTCTCCATATTCTTGGCACCCTCAGTTCCGAAGCAATTTGAGGCGGTTGCGACGACAACACTAGCGCGCAATGACGTAAAGACAGTTGGTGTTAATAACTccttttgatttcttttccaGAGAGCAAATgcacttttgaaaga belongs to Acropora muricata isolate sample 2 chromosome 9, ASM3666990v1, whole genome shotgun sequence and includes:
- the LOC136928015 gene encoding guanylate-binding protein 6-like isoform X2; the protein is MAAAIPICIPNNCSWNESSQIFKQDKSQPRSELQLVDEALRKLRSIHGPVCVVSIAGPCRKGKSYILSRIFDQPNVFGLGNSFDPETMGMWMWVVPEKYRDNTGQEFTVVLLDSEGIDAVESQVVNDHAILILSVLLSSVLIYNSVGVPTRTDLETLDHIINLCRRIQLLAGEKIDDEAARRVFPSFVWLLRDVVLQLPKGIENLKKYFLEEVFKPGKGRSDKSQKVVGNILKYFPDFDAFPLCPPSADPKVIQDLPDSWSQGTVDSSFVKGVENFKWLMKPKLCPKKSFVGPGLVTGEALAILFEEYVREINTPGAVPIVQNAWDVVTENKCTESLENAKVAYSEGMKELCLPCDDTKIRRLHETQFVQALSFFENNTEDIDLAARWKYIEKLADYANEEESVLLRDNNRKTELECDHLIKSLREIYLEPVFSDLRDPDCSDFVVMEERLRSAYEKIEIEFSKQAPRSSLSSNCGYVYERQHSKEMKQNLDQVKFRRKYSEEIASERKARELQAEETEKMMRANALLKENTMEIESKVWSQTTNSH
- the LOC136928015 gene encoding guanylate-binding protein 6-like isoform X1, with protein sequence MAAAIPICIPNNCSWNESSQIFKQDKSQPRSELQLVDEALRKLRSIHGPVCVVSIAGPCRKGKSYILSRIFDQPNVFGLGNSFDPETMGMWMWVVPEKYRDNTGQEFTVVLLDSEGIDAVESQVVNDHAILILSVLLSSVLIYNSVGVPTRTDLETLDHIINLCRRIQLLAGEKIDDEAARRVFPSFVWLLRDVVLQLPKGIENLKKYFLEEVFKPGKGRSDKSQKVVGNILKYFPDFDAFPLCPPSADPKVIQDLPDSWSQGTVDSSFVKGVENFKWLMKPKLCPKKSFVGPGLVTGEALAILFEEYVREINTPGAVPIVQNAWDVVTENKCTESLENAKVAYSEGMKELCLPCDDTKIRRLHETQFVQALSFFENNTEDIDLAARWKYIEKLADYANEEESVLLRDNNRKTELECDHLIKSLREIYLEPVFSDLRDPDCSDFVVMEERLRSAYEKIEIEFSKQAPRSSLSSNCGYVYERQHSKEMKQNLDQVKFRRKYSEEIASERKARELQAEETEKMMRANALLKENTMEIESKIAQLTQEYEEKHRELLRTMAEEMKLQQQEAQSAITKARASAETDRQTHLQQRRQLQAQIEEIRQRMRDQNDTINSLQEKLRRM